In Populus nigra chromosome 10, ddPopNigr1.1, whole genome shotgun sequence, the following proteins share a genomic window:
- the LOC133705772 gene encoding monocopper oxidase-like protein SKS1 — MASLGYLRGLTVCAALLAVCLARASGIDVFLEWNVALDNTIRPVTVEQPVITINGMFPGPLINATTNDFVHVNVFNNMDEPLLFTWNGIQQRLNSWQDGVSGTNCPIQPGKNWTYVFQTKDQIGSYFYFPSINFQKAAGGFGPIRVNNRNVIAVPFPKPEAEFDLLIGDWFYDSYNKTRSMMASTANIITPDVILMNGKGPYGHSLSKAYESFIVTQGKTYRFRISNVGSAFSFNFRVQNHKMVLVETEGSYTNQITLDSLDVHVGQSYSVLVTADQNEADYYIVASPLLLNTSSPGGFDGVGVLHYSNSLTPVKGPLPGGPDPFDLDSSVNQARSIRWNLTAGAARPNRQGAFNVTNVTLSQTFILDGSTAEIEGAQRYAVNNVSYYTLNTPLKLADHFVNGSGVYQLDRFPVNFVNAKAAYGVSVVTGIHKGWIELVFVNSLNTMDAWHLDGFGFYVVGFGNGLWGPEARNDYNIYDPVVRSTVQVYPNGWTAVYAFLDNPGMWNLRSQSLKNWYLGQELYIRVFDDDPNPAKERPPPNNLLLCG; from the exons ATGGCTTCTCTGGGCTACCTAAGGGGACTAACAGTGTGTGCAGCACTGCTAGCAGTGTGCCTTGCGAGAGCTAGTGGGATTGATGTCTTTCTTGAATGGAATGTTGCGCTTGACAATACCATCAGACCTGTTACAGTTGAACAACCA GTTATCACCATCAATGGTATGTTCCCTGGACCTCTGATCAATGCTACAACAAACGATTTCGTCCATGTCAATGTTTTCAACAATATGGATGAGCCTTTGCTCTTTACATG GAATGGTATACAACAGAGGCTAAATTCATGGCAGGATGGAGTTTCTGGGACAAACTGTCCTATTCAACCTGGTAAAAACTGGACTTACGTGTTtcagaccaaggaccaaattggcaGTTATTTCTACTTTCCTTCTATCAACTTCCAGAAAGCTGCTGGAGGATTTGGGCCAATTCGAGTCAACAATCGCAATGTTATCGCTGTCCCCTTCCCAAAACCAGAAGCTGAGTTTGATCTTCTGATAGGTGATTGGTTTTATGACAGTTACAAT AAAACCAGATCAATGATGGCCTCCACGGCAAATATTATCACCCCAGATGTTATTCTAATGAATGGAAAAGGCCCTTATGGCCATTCATTGTCAAAAGCCTATGAATCCTTCATTGTCACACAAG GAAAGACTTACAGATTCAGGATATCAAATGTTGGGAGTGCATTCAGTTTCAACTTCAGGGTTCAAAATCATAAGATGGTTTTGGTAGAAACAGAAGGGTCCTACACCAATCAGATAACACTGGATTCTCTTGACGTGCATGTTGGTCAATCCTACTCAGTTCTCGTCACAGCTGATCAGAATGAAGCTGATTACTATATTGTGGCAAGCCCTTTGTTGCTCAACACTAGCAGTCCTGGGGGTTTCGATGGTGTAGGGGTGCTGCACTATTCGAACTCCCTTACACCAGTTAAGGGTCCTCTCCCAGGAGGTCCTGATCCATTTGATCTGGATTCTTCGGTCAATCAAGCAAGATCTATCAG GTGGAACCTGACAGCAGGGGCTGCAAGGCCTAACCGACAAGGAGCTTTTAATGTAACAAATGTTACCTTGTCTCAAACCTTCATCCTAGATGGATCAACGGCAGAAATTGAAGGCGCACAACGCTATGCTGTCAACAATGTGTCATACTACACCTTAAACACCCCATTGAAACTGGCAGATCACTTCGTCAACGGGTCTGGTGTCTACCAACTAGATCGGTTTCCAGTTAATTTTGTCAATGCTAAAGCTGCTTATGGCGTTTCTGTTGTTACTGGAATTCACAAAGGGTGGATAGAACTTGTCTTTGTAAATAGCTTGAATACCATGGATGCATGGCATTTAGACGGTTTCGGGTTCTACGTTGTTGG ATTTGGCAATGGATTGTGGGGACCTGAGGCTCGCAATGATTACAATATTTACGACCCAGTTGTCCGGTCCACCGTGCAAGTGTACCCCAACGGATGGACTGCAGTTTATGCTTTCCTAGACAATCCTGGAATGTGGAACCTCCGGTCACAAAGCTTGAAAAATTGGTACTTAGGCCAGGAACTGTATATTCGAGTCTTTGACGATGATCCTAACCCTGCCAAGGAGCGTCCACCACCTAATAACCTACTTCTATGTGGTTAG